A window of the Tripterygium wilfordii isolate XIE 37 chromosome 12, ASM1340144v1, whole genome shotgun sequence genome harbors these coding sequences:
- the LOC120010225 gene encoding probable LRR receptor-like serine/threonine-protein kinase At3g47570 — MEKIPPELSLLSKLQLLNLYGNKFVGTIPPPLGNLSSLLVFDISYNNLVGTVPGSLASLKNLQLLYLDFNNLTGIVPSSIFNISSLEVVTMNYNEFERTLPSDLGISLPKLKYIGIINNNFVGSIPPSISNATFLELIQVQKNRLSGAVPSLSKLQRLRIISVSQNLLGSGAANDLSFLVSLINATNMLVEIESEENNFGGVLLEGIGNLSTSLQSLSLGFNRIGGTIPSGIQNLVNLEVLTLPGNRISGNIPPNIGMLQKLSKLYLQENEFSGSIPTSLGNLTLLTKLRLGSNQLQGAIPPTLGNCQNLLEELNMSNNHLSGNISPQIFSISSLFLLDLSNNDFEGPLPIEVGGLINVGLLDVSKNKLNGDVPISLGQCMILEVLNMDWNFFQGHIPSSLSSLRGLGTIDLSHNNFSGEIPAFFATFLSLKALNLSHNDFEGALPTGGVFKNASAISVSGNSKLCGGIPEFRLPMCSFNNSKKRRQTKKLVISMVSALFGLALMLFLLVIFCLRKGGKKSSSNSSTKLTLTLSYQSIFRATEGFSSANLIGIGSFGSVYRGIFYEGRTIVAVKVLNLLRHGASKSFVAECKALRNIRHRDLVKVITACSTIDYQLKEFKSLVYELMTNGNLEGWLHPVTISGNAPRNLNLLQRVNIAIDVACALEYLHHHCETPIDHCDLKPSNVLLDDEMTAHVGDFGLAKFLTQANPNLSTQFSSIGIRGTIGYACPEYGLGSKVSTDGDVFSFGIILLEMFTGKRPTDKIFDGQQNIRNFVKDALPANVAEITDPILQNQESKNTENQSYTRNEDNRTLEFLISIYEIGIACSAESARERISISDAVTQLSSIRDEIANARTRRRRLT, encoded by the exons ATGGAGAAAATTCCGCCAGAGTTGAGTTTGTTGTCCAAGCTCCAGTTATTAAACCTATACGGAAACAAGTTTGTAGGAACTATTCCTCCTCCTCTTGGGAActtatcttctcttcttgtgttTGATATATCTTACAATAACTTAGTTGGAACTGTACCGGGTTCTCTGGCCTCACTAAAGAATCTACAACTTCTGTATTTAGATTTTAACAATTTGACGGGCATAGTCCCGTCCTCGATCTTCAATATATCTTCTCTGGAAGTAGTCACTATGAACTACAATGAATTCGAGAGAACTCTTCCATCAGACCTAGGCATTTCTCTTCCCAAACTCAAGTACATTGGCATTATAAACAACAATTTTGTTGGCTCCATTCCACCTTCAATATCAAATGCTAcatttctcgagttgattcaaGTCCAAAAGAACAGATTATCCGGAGCAGTTCCATCCTTGTCGAAGCTTCAAAGGCTTCGAATAATAAGTGTTTCCCAAAATTTGCTTGGAAGTGGTGCAGCCAATGACCTAAGCTTTCTTGTATCGTTGATTAACGCCACCAATATGCTAGTCGAGATAGAATCTGAGGAAAATAATTTTGGAGGAGTGTTGCTGGAAGGCATTGGCAATCTCTCAACCAGTCTTCAATCGCTTAGTCTTGGATTTAATAGAATCGGTGGAACAATCCCATCTGGGATTCAAAATCTTGTCAATTTGGAGG taTTGACCTTGCCAGGCAATCGAATTTCCGGCAACATACCTCCAAACATTGGAATGCTTCAAAAGCTGTCGAAGTTGTACTTACAGGAGAATGAATTCAGTGGTTCTATTCCAACCTCACTTGGAAACCTGACATTGTTAACGAAGCTAAGGTTGGGAAGCAATCAACTTCAGGGGGCGATTCCTCCGACGCTGGGCAACTGCCAGAACTTGCTTGAGGAGCTGAATATGTCGAATAATCATCTCAGCGGAAACATATCCCCACAAATTTTCTCCATTTCGTCATTATTTCTTCTTGACTTGTCGAATAACGATTTTGAAGGCCCTCTTCCTATTGAAGTAGGAGGTTTGATTAATGTTGGCTTGTTGGATGTTTCAAAAAATAAGTTGAATGGTGATGTTCCAATCAGTCTTGGTCAGTGCATGATACTGGAAGTCCTCAATATGGATTGGAACTTCTTCCAAGGTCACATTCCTTCATCTTTAAGTTCTTTGAGAGGTCTTGGAACAATAGATCTTTCACACAACAACTTTTCAGGGGAAATACCAGCATTTTTTGCAACCTTTCTGTCTTTGAAGGCTCTAAATCTTTCGCACAATGATTTCGAAGGTGCATTGCCAACAGGAGGAGTTTTCAAGAATGCAAGTGCCATTTCTGTCAGTGGAAATAGTAAGCTTTGTGGGGGCATACCTGAATTCCGGCTACCAATGTGCAGCTTCAACAACTCCAAGAAGAGAAGACAAACCAAGAAGTTGGTCATCTCCATGGTATCTGCACTCTTCGGACTTGCTTTGATGTTGTTTCTTCtggttattttttgtttaaggaAGGGAGGGAAAAAATCGAGTTCCAACTCCTCAACAAAGCTGACCTTGACCTTGTCATACCAAAGCATTTTTAGAGCAACTGAAGGGTTCTCTTCAGCAAACTTGATTGGCATCGGTAGTTTTGGGTCTGTATACAGGGGAATTTTTTATGAAGGCAGAACAATTGTTGCTGTGAAGGTGCTTAATCTTTTGCGTCATGGTGCATCCAAGAGTTTTGTAGCCGAATGCAAGGCTTTGAGGAACATTAGACATCGGGATCTGGTTAAGGTTATAACAGCATGTTCGACAATTGATTATCAATTAAAGGAATTCAAGTCACTGGTTTACGAACTCATGACTAATGGGAACCTAGAGGGTTGGCTGCATCCCGTGACAATATCAGGCAACGCGCCAAGGAATCTGAATCTTCTTCAAAGGGTAAACATTGCCATTGATGTTGCTTGTGCATTAGAGTATCTTCATCATCACTGTGAAACACCAATCGATCACTGTGACCTCAAGCCAAGCAACGTGCTTTTGGACGATGAAATGACAGCACATGTCGGTGATTTTGGGTTAGCCAAATTTCTCACTCAAGCTAACCCTAATTTGTCTACTCAATTTAGCTCTATTGGCATAAGAGGAACTATTGGTTATGCTTGTCCAG AGTATGGCTTGGGAAGTAAGGTGTCTACTGATGGTGATGTCTTCAGCTTTGGCATTATATTGTTGGAAATGTTCACAGGAAAGAGACCGACAGACAAGATATTCGATGGTCAACAGAACATTCGCAACTTTGTTAAGGATGCTTTGCCTGCCAATGTGGCAGAAATCACAGATCCAATTCTTCAGAATCAAGAGAGCAAGAATACTGAGAATCAGAGCTACACAAGAAATGAAGATAACAGAACTCTAGAGTTCTTGATTTCAATATATGAGATTGGGATCGCTTGTTCTGCTGAATCAGCAAGAGAAAGAATTAGTATTAGTGATGCTGTAACTCAACTGAGTTCAATCAGAGACGAAATTGCTAACGCTCGAACACGTCGCCGGAGATTAACATAA
- the LOC120011019 gene encoding glutamate--tRNA ligase, cytoplasmic-like, translated as MEIKLLTFPVDSPPLCVIAAAKVAGITLPSEASASVPTLLFSNGHKLHGTYILLRYIGRVATIPNFYGQNAYESAKIDEWLEYAPIFSTGSEFENACNCVDKHLESCTFLVGNSLSIADIAIWSGLAGTGQRWESLRKSKKYQNLVRWFNSISAEFSDSLNEVTATHVGKRGLGKPMTAKTKEQQIGNQLSKGVNGDTSEKGKPGNKSTYEVDLPNAEFGKVRLRFAPEPSGFLHIGHSKAALLNQYFADRYQGQVIIRFDDTNPAKESNEFVENLLKDIATLGIKYETVTYTSDYFPQLMEMAEKLIREGKAYVDDTTREEMQKQRMDGIESKCRNNSVEENLKLWKEMIAGSERGLQCCVRGKLDMQDLNKSLRDPVYYRCNPIPHHRIGSKYKLYPTYDFACPFVDAIEGITHALRSSEYHDRNAQYYRIQEDMGLRKVYIYEFSRLNMVYTLLSKRKLLWFVQNGRVDSWDDPRFPTVQGIVRRGLKVEALVQFILEQGASKNLNLMEWDKLWTINKKLIDPVCPRHTAVVEERRVLLTLTNAPEKPFVRTIPRHKKFEGAGDKCTTYTNRIWIDYADAESISVDEEITLMDWGNAIVKEIVKDKDGNVTNLTGILHLEGSVKTTKLKLTWLPETNELVNLSLLEFDYLITKKKLDEGDDFLDVLNPCTKKETAALGDSNMRNLKRGEVLQLERKGYFRCDVPFTRPSKPIVLFAIPDGRQQTVSK; from the exons ATGGAGATTAAGCTGTTGACTTTCCCGGTCGATAGCCCTCCTCTTTGTGTGATTGCCGCTGCTAAAGTTGCCGGGATCACTTTGCCCTCCGAGGCTTCCGCTTCTGTTCCCACTTTGCTCTTCTCTAATGG GCACAAATTGCATGGGACATACATACTTCTTCGTTACATTGGTCGCGTTGCCACTATTCCCAATTTCTATGGTCAGAATGCCTATGAATCTGCCAAG ATAGATGAATGGCTAGAATATGCTCCCATTTTTTCAACTGGTTCTGAATTTGAGAATGCTTGCAACTGTGTGGACAAGCATCTAGAGAGTTGTACTTTCTTGGTTGGGAATTCTTTATCAATCGCAGATATAGCTATCTGGTCTGGTCTTGCAG GGACTGGTCAAAGATGGGAAAGTTTGAGGAAGTCCAAGAAGTACCAAAATCTGGTGCGGTGGTTCAATTCAATATCTGCAGAGTTCAGCGACTCCTTGAATGAAGTGACAGCAACACATGTTGGCAAGAGAGGCTTGGGAAAACCAATGACAGCAAAAACGAAAGAGCAACAGATTGGTAACCAACTGTCAAAGGGTGTAAATGGAGACACTTCGGAGAAGGGAAAACCAGGCAACAAATCTACATATGAAGTAGATCTTCCAAATGCTGAATTTGGAAAAGTGCGCTTGCGATTTGCTCCTGAACCAAGTGGGTTTCTTCACATCGGCCATTCAAAGGCAGCACTTTTGAATCAATACTTTGCTGACCGCTACCAAGGTCAGGTGATAATACGGTTTGATGATACCAATCCTGCTAAAGAAAGCAATGAATTTGTGGAGAATCTTCTAAAAGACATCGCGACTCTTGGTATAAAGTATGAAACTGTTACATATACATCAGATTACTTCCCTCAGCTGATGGAAATGGCCGAAAAGTTGATCCGCGAGGGCAAGGCTTATGTTGATGACACCACACGTGAAGAGATGCAGAAACAAAGGATGGATGGTATAGAATCAAAATGCAGGAACAACAGTGTAGAggagaatttgaagttgtggaAGGAAATGATTGCGGGATCTGAACGGGGTTTGCAATGTTGTGTGCGTGGGAAGTTGGATATGCAAGACCTAAACAAATCCCTTCGAGATCCAGTCTATTACCGCTGTAATCCAATTCCCCACCATCGTATAGGGTCAAAATATAAGTTATACCCAACCTATGATTTTGCTTGTCCATTTGTTGATGCTATTGAAGGTATAACGCACGCACTTCGATCAAGTGAGTACCATGATCGCAATGCACAGTATTACAGGATTCAAGAGGATATGGGGTTAAGGAAGGTTTACATTTATGAATTCAGTCGGTTGAATATGGTATATACTCTTCTCAGTAAGCGTAAGCTTCTCTGGTTTGTTCAAAACGGGAGGGTTGATAGCTGGGATGATCCTCGTTTTCCCACCGTGCAAGGGATTGTTCGTAGAGGGTTGAAGGTTGAAGCATTGGTACAATTTATTCTTGAACAG GGGGCATCGAAAAATCTCAATCTCATGGAATGGGACAAGCTGTGGACTATCAACAAGAAGCTAATTGACCCTGTTTGTCCTAGGCATACTGCTGTTGTCGAAGAGCGACGTGTTTTGTTGACCCTTACCAACGCTCCTGAGAAACCATTTGTTCGCACCATACCGAGGCATAAGAAGTTTGAGGGAGCTGGAGATAAGTGTACAACATACACAAACAGGATTTGGATAGACTATGCTGATGCGGAGTCCATTTCAGTGGACGAGGAAATTACTCTAATGGATTGGGGCAATGCAATAGTGAAAGAAATTGTGAAGGACAAGGATGGAAATGTTACAAATTTGACAGGGATTTTGCATCTCGAAGGATCTGTGAAGACCACTAAGTTGAAGCTCACCTGGTTGCCCGAAACTAATGAATTAGTTAATCTCTCACTGTTGGAGTTCGACTATCTGATCACAAAGAAGAAG CTGGATGAGGGAGACGATTTTCTTGATGTGCTTAACCCATGTACAAAGAAAGAGACAGCTGCACTTGGGGATTCGAACATGCGAAATCTGAAGCGCGGTGAGGTTTTGCAGCTGGAGAGGAAGGGCTACTTCAGATGCGATGTTCCTTTCACTAGGCCTTCAAAGCCGATTGTGCTATTTGCCATTCCAGATGGCCGCCAGCAAACTGTGTCAAAGTAG
- the LOC120010184 gene encoding heavy metal-associated isoprenylated plant protein 43-like — MKKTVIKVNINCQICKTEALKAVTKLSGIDQISVDGEKQTLTVIGEVDPVKVIKQLRKVGRIAHIVSVGPPETPKPKPPDDPVIPPPPLPPYCNGCQLVPVGYIDDPYNHSVCVIL; from the exons ATGAAG AAAACAGTGATAAAGGTTAACATAAACTGCCAGATATGCAAGACAGAAGCACTGAAAGCAGTGACCAAACTTTCAG GTATCGATCAGATCTCAGTTGATGGTGAGAAGCAGACACTAACCGTTATCGGGGAGGTTGATCCAGTTAAGGTCATAAAGCAGCTAAGGAAGGTTGGAAGGATTGCACATATTGTGAGTGTTGGACCACCAGAGACTCCAAAACCTAAACCCCCAGACGATCCTGttattcctcctcctcctctgccTCCTTATTGTAATGGATGCCAACTTGTCCCAGTTGGCTATATAGATGATCCCTATAATCACAGTGTTTGTGTCATCCTTTGA
- the LOC120010165 gene encoding heavy metal-associated isoprenylated plant protein 43-like, with translation MKKTVIKVNINCEKCKTKAMKAVAKLSGINQISVDGEKQTLTVIGEVDPVKIIKQLKKIGMTADIVSVGPPDTPKPPPSNPPPPPLPPCCNRCQLVAIGYLDDPYNHSVCVIL, from the exons ATGAAG AAAACTGTGATAAAGGTTAACATTAACTGCGAGAAGTGCAAGACAAAAGCAATGAAAGCAGTGGCCAAACTTTCAG GTATCAATCAGATCTCAGTGGATGGTGAGAAGCAGACACTAACCGTTATCGGGGAGGTTGATCCAGTTAAGATCATAAAGCAGCTAAAGAAGATTGGAATGACTGCAGATATTGTGAGTGTTGGACCACCAGACACTCCAAAACCACCCCCAAgcaatcctcctcctcctcctctgccTCCTTGTTGTAATCGATGCCAACTTGTCGCAATTGGCTATCTAGATGATCCCTATAATCATAGTGTTTGTGTCATCCTTTGA
- the LOC120010451 gene encoding serine carboxypeptidase-like 48: MTWANDITSPRPRRVHRPMAWYYDIRKRAEGDSNYNYSRINNFLNNQMVKDALRVSDRPFSLSSSIVYEAMKGDIMRNYDVKISALLDDGIKVLIYVGDYYLLCNHLENSEWVLNMKWYAKEEFGKAPSLPYFVDNEEVGLLRSYGPLSFLRVYNAGHMVSMDQQKVALHMIRNWMQGELN; the protein is encoded by the exons ATGACTTGGGCAAACGACATCACAAGCCCACGACCTAGAAGAGTTCACAGACCCATGGCTTGG TATTATGATATTAGAAAGCGGGCAGAAGGAGACTCCAACTATAACTACTCAcgcataaataattttttaaataatcaaaTGGTAAAGGATGCTCTGAGAGTATCAGACAGACCATTTAGTTTGTCGAGCTCAATAGTATATGAGGCCATGAAGGGAGACATCATGAGAAATTATGATGTGAAAATTTCTGCTTTACTTGATGATGGAATCAAGGTCCTTATCTATGTCGGAGATTATTATCTCCTATGCAACCATCTTG AAAATTCCGAGTGGGTCCTCAATATGAAATGGTATGCCAAGGAAGAGTTCGGAAAAGCTCCAAGTTTACCATATTTTGTTGATAATGAAGAAGTAGGACTGCTCAGAAGTTATGGACCTCTATCATTTCTCAGG GTTTACAATGCTGGtcacatggtttcaatggatcagCAGAAGGTTGCTTTGCACATGATACGAAATTGGATGCAAGGAGAACTTAATTGA